CGATATTGACTTGTCGTTCAATGAGTTTCTTGTTGGTTGCTTCAACATCAACCATTAAGTTGCCATACACTTTTCCTATTTTTATCATCGCACCCGTGGTAAGCATATTTAAAACTAGTTTTTGCGCTGTACCCGCTTTCATGCGAGATGAACCAGTCACTACTTCTGGTCCTACAACCGGCGTAATTGCAATTGTTGCTAATTTAGCGATCGGGCTATCTGGATTGCAACTCACTGACACCGTAACCGCGCCAAGTTGATTCGCATATTCTAGTCCACCAATAACATACGGCGTTCGGCCACTAGCCGCAATGCCAACTAAGATATCACGTTGATTAAAATCAATCGCTTTTAAATCGTCGATACCCAGTTGAATATTATCTTCAGCATTCTCAACAGCTTTAAAAATAGCCGTATGACCACCCGCAATAAGACCAAGAACCATTTCAGCTTTAGTGCCATAAGTTGGCGGACATTCACTTGCATCTAAAATACCTAAACGGCCCGAAGTCCCCGCTCCACTATAAATCAATCGACCGCCCTGCATAAATGCCTGGCTTATAGCATCAACCGCAAGTGCTATATGTTCCAATTCCTTTTCTACTGCAACAGCAACTTTTTTATCTTCGTCATTAATTACTTTCAACATATCCATTGTCGACAAATTATCAATTTGTTCACTGTAAGGATTACGACTCTCGGTTACCATTGTGGTTAAATCAATATGATTTTTCATGCTATAATTACCCTTTATTCAACGCAAAGGAATATATTATTCCTTTTATTTATTCAAAAGAAAATAATTTATCCTTTAATATGTGAAGTAGATCAAATTATTACTTTAACTATAACAATAGTGATCGCTGATGTAATCATAAGTTGTCAGTGATTTTAATGTCGGGTATGATTTTAGTGCTTTGCTGTACAGATGCGGGGTGTATCTTACCGTAGAGTAAATGTCCTGTTAGATATGCTAATACGGAGTAAATTGTGAATATTGTTGAAAACTTAAAAATAAATCTTGAGAATTTTTCAAGTGGGCAAAAAAAAATAGCGCAGTATATTTTACAACATAAAGATGGGATTGCTGAATTACCTTCGCAAATTTTGGCACAAAAAATTGGCGTTAGCCAATCAAGTATTATTAAGTTTATTCAATCTTTAGGCTTCGACGGCTTCACGCAATTTAAGCTGCAACTAGCCTCTGATATTATTCGCAATAATATCAATGATAAACAATTATTCCCCTTACATAATCAAATAGAACGGACTGACTCATTTGAAATCGTCGCCGAAAAACTTCTGCAGGAAAAGCAACAAGCCCTCGCACACACAACCGCCAATGTTAATTTTCAGGTACTGAAAAATCTTACTAAGCAGATTATTAAAGCGCAGCGCATACAAATTATCGGTATCGGCAACTCGGCCCTTACCGCAAAAGATTTAGCCTATAAATTACAAAAACTTGGTCTCGCAGTTAGCGCTGAAGCGGATACGCATATTCAGCTGGCTATTGTTCAATCCTTGAAAAAGACAGATTTACTAATTGCAATATCTTATACTGGTAAGCATAAAGAAATTTGTTTGTCAGCGCAAACAGCGAAAAAAAATGGCGTACCCGTCTATGCCATAACCTCATTACAACAAAGCCCATTACGTAAAATAGCCGACTATATTCTTGACACCGTTGCCGATGAAGTTCATAGCCGCAGCTCATCGATCTCATCTCGAACAGCACAAAACACCATTAGTGATTTAATTTTTATGGGGGTGATCAAATTAATAGGTGAAGACGCAGAGAAGAGTATCAAAAATAGTTCGAATATAATTAAACAGTTACAAAATATATAACATAAGTATGCCTTATTAAAGGTGATTTTAATAAGGCAAATATCGGCGGCAATGTTATGGGTATAAACGATACTGCTCGCGTAGCTTATTATAATCATTAAGCTCCGGTTGCCAGCTTTGTTCTATCATTTCAATCGTCTGCTCTTTAGTTAAACCTTGCGCCGTTGCTGACAGTAATTGCTGTAATAATTGATTATCACCCGCCACTTTAGCCAACCAAAGTGGTCTACTTACAAAATAAGTTTGTTGGTTTTTCAAATAGTCTTTTTCTTCATTTTCATTAGCCGAAAGCTTATAACCATTTTCTTGAAATTTAAACCACCAATCGACTAAATAGCCAATGGTTGGTTGTACGCTTTGTGACAGCTTCTCACCATATACTTTTTTCCCTGCCTGTGGCCAGCCCCCTTTAGCAATTGCATCACTAACTGTATAACTGGTATTAACATAAAAACGTTCATCGCTAAAGCCAATCTGCTCAAAAGGATGTTCACTACCACGCCCAGTATTTACGCTGGTTGCTTCAAAAAAACCTAACGATGGATAGAGCGCAATCGATAAGTCGGTTGTTAAACTTGGTGATGGCGGTACAGGTAACGAATACGGCATATCATGTTGATAATTTTCCATCGCAATAACGTATAAATCTTCGGCAGGAAATTGATGTTCAGCTTGCTGATGTGCTTGCCAGCTTCGGTGGTCAAAATTGGTTAACCACCCTTCATTGACCATCATTTTTGCAAATTCGCCCGAGGTTAACCCATGCACCATCGGAACCGGATCGATGCCAATACCTGACATGTAGGGTTCTTTTAATATCGGGCCATAAACGTATTGCCCTACTGGATTTGGCCTATCAAAAACCATCAGTGATTTTTGGTATTTTTGCAGACTTTCTAGTAAATAGTGCATTGATACGGTATAGGTAAAATAACGTACGCCGACATCTTGTAAGTCGTAAATAACGACATCAACATCATCTAATTGTTGCTGGGTAGGATTGGCACGTTCACGACCATCACTATCTCGTCCATACAGCGAAATAATCGGTAATCCTGTTTTGGCATCGACACTATTACTGTCACCAAATCCCGCTTCCTCTTTGCCTCTCAATCCGTGTTCAACCGAAAAGAGCTTAACAACCTTGAAACCGTATTTTTCTTGCTCGGCAAGCAATTTATCAATGGTATGAACGCCCTTTGAATCAAGGGAACTTTGGTTAACCATCAAGGCAACATTTTTACCTTTTAACAAAGGACCATAGACCGCATCACGATCAGCACCTAGCTTAAAGCCAGGTGTTGTTGCCATAATATTAAATGAGTAGGTTAAAAAAAAAGCGATGACCGCAATCCATTTCATTAGTGAAAATCTCATTATTATTCTCCCTACTAAAAATTATGCCGAAGTTCTAGTGCCATAAAGATAAATTGGTTTCTTTTTCTTACACCCTTTTCCCACATTTTTTCCGGTCGATAATAAAAATCGGTAAATAGTGAGGTTTGTCTGGTAAATGGATAGATGGATTGGAATCCATAACGGCTACGATTTTTCTCTCTAAATACTGTTTGGATATTATCAGAATTTCGGAAACTCTGCTTAGCATGCTTTAATGAAAAACGAGTATAGGGTATCACCCTAAAACCATTATCAAATTTATAATTGTACATTGCCCATAAAAAATGCTCTTTGTTATATAGCGTATTGACAAATTTTTCATTAATATTTAAATAATAAAGCGTTAGCGCATTCTTGGCATTAAATCGATAAGTGCCACCAGCAAAGTGCTCATTAATATGTCCCCAATCACTTTTTGATACATTAGGTTTATTTTGTTGAGCATAATCAAGTCTGCGATCAAGAAAACGAAATGAAAAACTGGCTAGAAAACTGAGATTATCAGAATATTTATACGAAAATGACGGTTTTACCCAATATTCATGACGCTCTTCAGCCGTACGAGTAAGCGCTGTAGCTGAAACTTTTGGACCATAATGCCAATTATCATTACGGTAACCTAAACGCAGTTTAAACCCAGCGTCTTTATCGGCTAGCTTAAATGGAAATGAGCGGGTAACACCAAACTGAAATCGAGTTCGATTGTAGGCATGATTGCGGTCGACATAAGTTTTTAAAAACTGAAGATCATATAACCACGCTGAATTATCTTGATAAATAAAGGCACCAATATAAGGGGACGTGGCGATACTCCCAACAGCTAAGTGCCAGTCTTTATCGTGATCACGCTCTTGCTCCGAACCGATATAGCTGTCCACATGCCATTTATCGCCGGTATTTTTCTTTAACTCGCTAAGTTTTTGATTCAATTTTGCAATTTCAGCTTCATAAGAGGCAGAAACACTTTCATCACTACTTTCATCGGCATAAGCGGTCGATAACCCCAAGGACATTAATGTTGCAAGCAACAAAGGAACATATTTTTTCATCTTATTTTATCCTTATTAGTGTTAATTAATAGCTTAAACCATGTCCGTATGGATAAATTACTTGCTCTAAATCGGCAGATTTAATATCAACAGGTAACTTACCATGCGGATAATTAAGGATTTTACCCGATGACTCAAATAGGGTTCGAATACCGCTACGAATATTGGTTTCTAAGCTATTTCTAACATTATTGGTTACATCAAAACCAGTGATACCATAAATCGCAATATTGGCATCAACATTATCTAAATAGGCAATATCATATGGATTACGGCTAGAAATCACCACAACTGGAACATTTTGCGCTTTCGCAACATCGATAATCGCTTGTGCATTATAAGGATTATTAGTCAAATTATACGTCGTTAACAGCACCAGATCTTGGCCCGCAATTTGTTTAGTTAATGTATCTTTATCGCTATCATTAGCCATCATTTTAACGACGTAGTCCGTGATATCGATATTTACCGCAAACGTATCACTTAACGCTTTTAAATGTTTAGCAATCAGCTCATTACGTGGCAATTCATCAGAAAAAATAACGATTTTATTCTCTGGCTGTAATTTATATGGTAATAGCGCGTTATTTTTGATCAAAGTAATTGAGGCTTCAGCCACTTTATTTTCAATATCTTTGTTTAAAGGGGACGCAACAACATCATTAGCCAATGGAATATTAATTTCGTTCACGGCTAATTTTTTTGCTAATTTGGTTTTAACAATACGCGTCGCTGACTCATCAATTTGCTGCATTAATAGTGGATCTTTGATTGCCTCTTGCTTCAGATACTGGTACAAACTCTCAATTTTTTGTACGTCATCTTGATTCTCAACCGCGAGCGGCATTAAAACGATATCGTTACCGGCCATAATCGCTTGTTTGATAGACCAGTTTTTATCAAAGTTACTGGCGATCGCCCCCATGTCCATCGCATCGGTAATGATTAATCCTGAGTAGCTTAATTCTTTACGCAAAATATCCGTTAAAATTTTACGGGATAATGTAGCGGGAGTCCCCATTTGCGTATTATCTTTAGTGGTTAACATATTGCTGTCTAAAGCGGGAACCACAACATGAGCCGTCATAATGGCATCGCTATCATCCATCAGCGCAACGAAAGGGGATAATTCAAAATTACGCCAAGTTTGTTCATCAATATTTATGGTTGGCAAGGCAAAATGGGTATCGGTTGCAACATTACCATGACCAGGAAAATGCTTTAGCGACGTCATAATACCGTATTGATGGATACCATCAATATAGCTTCTAGCAAGATCGGTTACTAATAGTGGGTTATCGGAATAAGAACGCACGCCGATAACGGGGTTATTTTGATTATTATTAATATCAACGACAGGGCCAAAATTAAAATTGAAACCTAAGTTAGACAGCTCATAACCATGAACCATACCTGAAATACTGGCTAAAGTAGGTGAACGCGTTGCACCAAGCGCCATATTGCCGGGCATTTCGGTTCCTTGCTGTAAACGTGTAACATACCCCCCTTCTTGGTCGGTACTGATGAAAAGCGGTAAATTGCTACGAGCTTGCTGTAGGCTATCAATCAACTTAGCCATCTGCTCAATATTAATTAAATTTTCTCTAAATAAAATTACCGAGCCAAGATGATATTGCTTAACAATATTACTGATGTCAGAAGTTGGTTCAGTAACAGCTTTTTTATTTTGCTGCTCATCAAGCCCCCATTTACGAAAATCAAACATCAGCATTTGACCAATTTTTTCTTCAAAACTCATCTCATTTACGATCTGTTTTGCTGATGTTTCTGGTGATTGCCAATATTGCTTTAATGCATCATTGCTGACAACCGCGCCGAGGGAAGTACCTGATAATGCAATTAAGAGT
The genomic region above belongs to Orbaceae bacterium lpD02 and contains:
- the murQ gene encoding N-acetylmuramic acid 6-phosphate etherase codes for the protein MKNHIDLTTMVTESRNPYSEQIDNLSTMDMLKVINDEDKKVAVAVEKELEHIALAVDAISQAFMQGGRLIYSGAGTSGRLGILDASECPPTYGTKAEMVLGLIAGGHTAIFKAVENAEDNIQLGIDDLKAIDFNQRDILVGIAASGRTPYVIGGLEYANQLGAVTVSVSCNPDSPIAKLATIAITPVVGPEVVTGSSRMKAGTAQKLVLNMLTTGAMIKIGKVYGNLMVDVEATNKKLIERQVNIVMQATKCSREQAEQTLSQCDRHCKTAIVMILTNLSANDAKLLLAKNNGFIRAAINS
- a CDS encoding SIS domain-containing protein, producing MNIVENLKINLENFSSGQKKIAQYILQHKDGIAELPSQILAQKIGVSQSSIIKFIQSLGFDGFTQFKLQLASDIIRNNINDKQLFPLHNQIERTDSFEIVAEKLLQEKQQALAHTTANVNFQVLKNLTKQIIKAQRIQIIGIGNSALTAKDLAYKLQKLGLAVSAEADTHIQLAIVQSLKKTDLLIAISYTGKHKEICLSAQTAKKNGVPVYAITSLQQSPLRKIADYILDTVADEVHSRSSSISSRTAQNTISDLIFMGVIKLIGEDAEKSIKNSSNIIKQLQNI
- a CDS encoding DUF1343 domain-containing protein produces the protein MRFSLMKWIAVIAFFLTYSFNIMATTPGFKLGADRDAVYGPLLKGKNVALMVNQSSLDSKGVHTIDKLLAEQEKYGFKVVKLFSVEHGLRGKEEAGFGDSNSVDAKTGLPIISLYGRDSDGRERANPTQQQLDDVDVVIYDLQDVGVRYFTYTVSMHYLLESLQKYQKSLMVFDRPNPVGQYVYGPILKEPYMSGIGIDPVPMVHGLTSGEFAKMMVNEGWLTNFDHRSWQAHQQAEHQFPAEDLYVIAMENYQHDMPYSLPVPPSPSLTTDLSIALYPSLGFFEATSVNTGRGSEHPFEQIGFSDERFYVNTSYTVSDAIAKGGWPQAGKKVYGEKLSQSVQPTIGYLVDWWFKFQENGYKLSANENEEKDYLKNQQTYFVSRPLWLAKVAGDNQLLQQLLSATAQGLTKEQTIEMIEQSWQPELNDYNKLREQYRLYP
- a CDS encoding glycoside hydrolase family 3 protein, with product MKKLLLLLIALSGTSLGAVVSNDALKQYWQSPETSAKQIVNEMSFEEKIGQMLMFDFRKWGLDEQQNKKAVTEPTSDISNIVKQYHLGSVILFRENLINIEQMAKLIDSLQQARSNLPLFISTDQEGGYVTRLQQGTEMPGNMALGATRSPTLASISGMVHGYELSNLGFNFNFGPVVDINNNQNNPVIGVRSYSDNPLLVTDLARSYIDGIHQYGIMTSLKHFPGHGNVATDTHFALPTINIDEQTWRNFELSPFVALMDDSDAIMTAHVVVPALDSNMLTTKDNTQMGTPATLSRKILTDILRKELSYSGLIITDAMDMGAIASNFDKNWSIKQAIMAGNDIVLMPLAVENQDDVQKIESLYQYLKQEAIKDPLLMQQIDESATRIVKTKLAKKLAVNEINIPLANDVVASPLNKDIENKVAEASITLIKNNALLPYKLQPENKIVIFSDELPRNELIAKHLKALSDTFAVNIDITDYVVKMMANDSDKDTLTKQIAGQDLVLLTTYNLTNNPYNAQAIIDVAKAQNVPVVVISSRNPYDIAYLDNVDANIAIYGITGFDVTNNVRNSLETNIRSGIRTLFESSGKILNYPHGKLPVDIKSADLEQVIYPYGHGLSY